The following coding sequences are from one Thermodesulfobacteriota bacterium window:
- a CDS encoding nucleotidyltransferase domain-containing protein: MAYEKLRARWAEERRSREARSEALRRRIEACGPLLFRRYHVQKAVLFGSAAEGRSSERSDVDLFVTPLDSETYWELRRELEEALGAPVDLYTEGDDPTFTRKVLTRGIVVYAAQP, translated from the coding sequence ATGGCCTATGAGAAGCTCAGGGCGCGGTGGGCGGAGGAGCGCCGATCCCGCGAGGCGCGCTCCGAGGCCCTCCGCAGGCGGATCGAGGCGTGCGGGCCGCTCCTCTTCCGGCGCTACCATGTGCAGAAGGCCGTGCTCTTCGGCTCGGCGGCCGAGGGCCGCTCCTCGGAACGCTCCGACGTCGACCTCTTCGTCACGCCCCTCGACAGCGAGACGTACTGGGAGCTCCGGCGGGAGCTCGAAGAGGCCCTGGGTGCTCCCGTAGATCTCTACACCGAGGGCGACGATCCAACCTTTACCCGGAAGGTCCTCACCCGTGGAATCGTCGTCTATGCCGCACAACCTTGA